From a single Epinephelus fuscoguttatus linkage group LG18, E.fuscoguttatus.final_Chr_v1 genomic region:
- the LOC125905816 gene encoding uncharacterized protein LOC125905816: MEELDEVAVSILRAANISEEMMGTLSREDLRDLFPGPENFLRRKAVWRACHGVLEESGQDDSKSSGSSSINESPMRQTSTPVNATPTKYTSPEKVVKLSSPEYVLHTDTELEQVRQQYFELSKKGEERNCQMSKELRCRLIRNTMTSMIAILRAKGDGESHRYPSKPEITAMAKRIVLYYPMLQDQGIKNTWVTVYAQLYKRLQNVRSPQKNTPDGRHSKSFTKRRRLEQPRDTDEIDSSDSTIILDRSTEENSSPDSSKESELGKRRSQSLLEEEPSSPASPDANKPADIDSPEPYSPATLAKHYKTLQTLFKRKNPNHQDVSHLLDLEFQARRAFIDSNTIREDDRHKKVIEAYPCFKDIGHVMEELHRILDKDNGNFIDEVKGRWHDFCQKVQFFGVWKKTLKPPMGMDKAEQALEILRVLPSLFPSTSAPPKRVRDASEALVHVLEDKEDPNAYLKKRPLSCPVLIVSPSNCLLAVGDVPITTFPKDKVTEGALYLMAYYYTLHLTYPKCVATLLSVIQTEVLLDKIHERDLTSSYKKSMAEWNAFIGQ, translated from the exons ATGGAAGAATTGGATGAGGTCGCAGTGTCCATTTTAAGGG CTGCCAACATCAGCGAGGAAATGATGGGCACCCTGTCTCGTGAAGACTTGCGGGATCTTTTCCCAGGCCCAGAGAACTTTTTACGGAGAAAAGCGGTCTGGCGTGCCTGTCATGGTGTATTGGAG gaatcTGGCCAAGACGACTCAAAATCTTCGGGCAGTTCCTCCATTAATGAGTCACCCATGCGACAGACCTCCACTCCTGTGAACGCAACTCCTACAAAGTACACAAGCCCTGAAAAGGTTGTGAAGTTATCTTCTCCAGAATATGTATTGCACACCGACACTGAACTTGAGCAAGTCCGCCAACAATACTTTGAGTTGTCAAAGAAAGGCGAAGAGCGCAACTGCCAAATGTCAAAGGAGCTCAGATGCCGGCTCATCCGAAACACCATGACTAGTATGATTGCAATCCTGAGGGCAAAAGGGGATGGAGAATCACACCGATACCCATCAAAACCAGAAATTACAGCAATGGCAAAGAGAATAGTACTGTACTACCCCATGCTACAGGACCAAGGCATCAAGAATACATGG GTCACTGTGTACGCACAGCTATACAAAAGACTGCAAAATGTGagatccccccaaaaaaacactccAGATGGGAGACATTCAAAGAG CTTTACAAAGAGGCGCCGTCTTGAGCAGCCAAGAGACACCGATGAAATTGATTCAAGTGACTCAACAATCATTCTGGATCGGTCCACAGAAGAGAATAGCAGCCCAGACAGCAGTAAAGAAAGTGAGTTAG GAAAAAGAAGATCACAAAGCCTACTTGAAGAAGAACCCTCTTCCCCAGCCAGTCCTGATG CTAACAAGCCTGCAGATATTGACAGTCCAGAACCCTACAGTCCAGCAACCTTGGCCAAGCACTACAAGACCCTACAAActttgtttaaaagaaaaaatccaaACCACCAGGATGTCTCTCATCTCCTAGATTTGGAATTTCAAGCCAGAAGAGCATTCATTGATTCAAATACCATTCGCGAGGATGACAGACACAAGAAGGTTATAGAAGCATATCCTTGTTTCAAGGACATTGGACAT GTGATGGAGGAGCTTCATCGCATTTTGGATAAAGATAATGGCAACTTCATCGATGAAGTGAAGGGAAGATGGCATGACTTCTGCCAGAAGGTGCAGTTTTTTGGTGTCTGGAAAAAGACGCTGAAACCCCCAATGGGAATGGACAAAG CTGAACAGGCTCTTGAGATCCTACGTGTGCTGCCATCACTGTTCCCCTCCACCTCTGCCCCTCCAAAGAGGGTACGAGATGCGAGTGAGGCTCTGGTGCATGTCCTCGAG GACAAAGAAGACCCTAATGCCTACTTGAAGAAGCGCCCTCTCTCCTGCCCAGTCCTGATCGTGAGTCCGTCCAACTGCCTTCTAGCGGTAGGAGATGTGCCAATAACCACGTTTCCAAAAGACAAGGTTACAGAGGGTGCTTTATACCTTATGGCCTACTATTATACCCTACACCTTACATACCCAAAGTGTGTAGCCACTCTGCTTTCAGTCATACAGACGGAGGTTCTCTTGGACAAAATCCATGAGAGAGATCTCACATCATCTTACAAGAAGAGCATGGCTGAGTGGAACGCTTTTATTGGCCAATAA